In the Bacillus sp. FJAT-42376 genome, TGCTCGGAATTCCCATTACCTGATACTTCTCGGCAATTTCAGGGAATTCGTCTTTATTGATTTCATACCATTGGTAGTCTTTATATTCTTCGAGAATTTCGTCAATGAAGAAGTTCATTCTTGTGCAATCAGGGCACCAGTCTGCGAAGAATTTAATCAGTACTTCTTTGTCGTTTCCGATCAGTTGGCTGAACTGCTCGGCAGATGTAATTTTTTCCACTTGTGTCATCCCTCCTGAACATATTTTAATACAAACGGAGGAAATACACGACTATTTCCTTTTGCACAAAATTACAAAGTGCTTCGAATGTTATAAAAGAAAAACCAGGTCATCTATAACAAAAATGCCGTAAGATGATAAAATGGTAAGAGTGAATGAAAATCATGCACCTGAATGATTAGGGGGAAATAAGTAGTGAAAATTAAACTCGGCCTCGTATACGGAGGAAAATCCGCAGAACATCAAGTTTCTCTGCAAACAGCACTTGCTGTTATCAAGGCGCTTGATTCCAGCAAATTTGATATACATCCTATTTATATTACAGAAAAAGGCGAATGGATCCGAGGCGCTCAGCTGACTGAACCGGCATCCAGTGTTTCCGCCCTGAAGCTTGGAGCAGCAGAAGGAGAAGCGATTTTACCGGTTGCACTGAACAAGGAACTTTTCCCTTCTGAGGCAGCTGCAAATGAGAGTGAGCAGCCATTTGATGTGATCTTCCCGCTTCTGCACGGACCAAACGGGGAAGACGGAACCATCCAGGGAATGCTTGAACTAATGAATATTCCTTATGTCGGGAATGGTGTCCTTTCTTCAGCAGCCGGGATGGATAAGGTCGTTATGAAAAATTTATTTGCGCAGGCGGGACTCGCACAGGCTGATTACTTTTGGCTGATCCGCAGCGAATGGAAGAAAGATCCGGAAACTGCTTATGCGAAAGCAGAAAGCAAGCTTGGCTATCCGTGCTTTGTAAAGCCGGCAAACCTTGGGTCAAGTGTCGGCATCAGCAAATGCAAAAACCGCGAAGAACTGGAAGCAGCGTTTGAAGAAGCCTTCTCCTATGACCGGAAAATCATTATTGAAGAAGGAATTATCGGACGTGAAATTGAAATCGGAGTTATCGGAAACGATGAGCC is a window encoding:
- a CDS encoding thioredoxin family protein, whose protein sequence is MEKITSAEQFSQLIGNDKEVLIKFFADWCPDCTRMNFFIDEILEEYKDYQWYEINKDEFPEIAEKYQVMGIPSILIFKNGEKLGHLHSASAKTPDQVREFLSEKL
- a CDS encoding D-alanine--D-alanine ligase, yielding MKIKLGLVYGGKSAEHQVSLQTALAVIKALDSSKFDIHPIYITEKGEWIRGAQLTEPASSVSALKLGAAEGEAILPVALNKELFPSEAAANESEQPFDVIFPLLHGPNGEDGTIQGMLELMNIPYVGNGVLSSAAGMDKVVMKNLFAQAGLAQADYFWLIRSEWKKDPETAYAKAESKLGYPCFVKPANLGSSVGISKCKNREELEAAFEEAFSYDRKIIIEEGIIGREIEIGVIGNDEPTCSVTGEIAPKKEFYDYKAKYVDGDTDMMIPAKVTDEEYAVIEKMAIAAFKAIDGAGLVRADFFLTEDGRALINEVNTMPGFTPYSMFPLLWKHTGLEYPQLIEKLVSLAIERHEEKQQIRHTF